One window of the Janthinobacterium sp. PAMC25594 genome contains the following:
- a CDS encoding PhaM family polyhydroxyalkanoate granule multifunctional regulatory protein — protein sequence MANPQMPQIPGAAVVTDTLDFVKNLWGSMSVPGMGMPGITAPTMSVEELDKKISDLKAVEAWLNLNTSMLRGSIQALEVQRGTIATLKSMGASLAAAITQPGASEKTVFESVPYASAFFQQATPAAPAPKPAPAPAPAPEPAAAAPDDAGNQAAAQLANPSAWWNLLQDQFKQAVSTAMSPDAASAAAASFGSVSKAKPAASKPAKPAEAGTAAKAKAPLRKAPAKRAAPKAKAPGKA from the coding sequence ATGGCAAATCCGCAAATGCCCCAAATACCGGGCGCAGCAGTTGTGACCGATACCCTCGACTTCGTCAAGAACCTGTGGGGCAGCATGAGCGTGCCCGGCATGGGCATGCCCGGCATCACGGCGCCCACCATGTCGGTGGAAGAGCTGGACAAGAAAATCAGCGACCTGAAAGCCGTCGAAGCATGGCTGAACCTCAATACCAGCATGCTGCGCGGCAGTATCCAGGCGCTGGAAGTACAGCGCGGCACCATCGCCACCCTGAAATCGATGGGTGCTTCACTGGCGGCGGCCATCACCCAGCCAGGCGCCAGCGAGAAAACCGTCTTTGAATCGGTGCCCTACGCTTCCGCGTTTTTCCAGCAGGCAACACCTGCGGCGCCAGCGCCAAAACCGGCGCCCGCACCTGCACCCGCGCCGGAACCCGCTGCGGCGGCGCCCGACGATGCCGGCAACCAGGCAGCAGCCCAGTTGGCCAATCCAAGTGCTTGGTGGAATTTGTTACAAGATCAGTTCAAGCAGGCGGTGTCGACGGCAATGTCGCCCGATGCTGCCAGTGCGGCAGCGGCCAGCTTTGGCAGCGTAAGCAAAGCCAAGCCAGCGGCCAGCAAGCCGGCCAAACCTGCCGAGGCAGGCACGGCAGCCAAGGCCAAGGCCCCGCTGCGCAAGGCGCCCGCGAAACGCGCAGCGCCCAAGGCTAAAGCACCAGGCAAGGCCTAG
- a CDS encoding tetratricopeptide repeat-containing response regulator, whose translation MTTDSHATAAEAGSTDWADKHYLLVDDFIGIRILLRESLRNLGARHIDQAASGGEAMKLLAKTRYDVVLCDYNLGEGKNGQQVLEETRVRNLTAPSSVWLMVSAEKSVESVMGAAEHQPDAYLIKPITEGVLLTRLNRVWHKKQVFREIDQACMEKDYLRAARLCDAQIELNKLHALELLRMKASLLLKSGEPEKARAVYEKVLAERDYSWARAGLGKIRMNNGEHEAARQIFQGVIVENKYYIDAYDQMAVAYQLMGQHEEACGVLEKAARLSPNSVPRQRNLGLAALKIGNVSMAEKAFRKCISIGEFSVMKTPDAYLGLARVCGLKKDAKEALQWLLLAQREFPPEQIGLRAKITEGMVHHETGDYRRARKCGDELEAMLAEDPARPEKSICMELATLLFAVGVKDAPAGLLCYVVKNNHDNQVVQDEVQKIFDKAKMGDEGTSLIIAARKEASDLMNKGVLLWKTDKLNEAVAWMRAAREKLPNNLRILFNSAQIIVSFLEQRGYQAELAAEAMEVLLYVDKIAPGQQRFAQLMEQLVQLTPPPGPEQAVDVPEKTPPAPEKGGKSVRERAG comes from the coding sequence ATGACGACAGACAGCCACGCCACCGCCGCCGAAGCGGGCAGCACCGACTGGGCCGACAAGCATTATCTGCTGGTCGACGACTTCATCGGCATCCGCATCCTGCTGCGCGAATCCTTGCGCAACCTGGGTGCGCGCCATATCGACCAGGCGGCCAGCGGCGGCGAAGCCATGAAGCTGCTGGCCAAGACGCGCTATGACGTGGTGCTGTGCGATTACAACCTGGGCGAAGGCAAGAATGGCCAGCAAGTGCTGGAAGAGACGCGCGTGCGCAACCTGACGGCGCCATCGAGCGTATGGCTGATGGTGTCGGCCGAAAAAAGCGTGGAATCGGTGATGGGCGCGGCCGAGCACCAGCCCGACGCCTACCTGATCAAGCCGATCACGGAAGGCGTGCTGCTGACGCGGCTGAACCGCGTGTGGCACAAGAAGCAGGTGTTCCGCGAAATCGACCAGGCCTGCATGGAAAAGGATTATTTGCGCGCGGCCAGATTGTGCGACGCGCAGATCGAGCTCAACAAGCTGCACGCGCTGGAATTGCTGCGCATGAAGGCATCGTTGCTGCTGAAAAGCGGCGAGCCGGAAAAGGCCCGCGCCGTGTACGAAAAAGTGCTGGCCGAGCGCGATTACAGCTGGGCCAGGGCGGGCCTGGGCAAGATCCGCATGAATAACGGCGAGCACGAGGCGGCGCGGCAGATCTTCCAGGGCGTGATCGTCGAAAACAAGTATTACATCGATGCCTATGATCAGATGGCCGTCGCTTACCAGCTGATGGGTCAGCACGAGGAAGCGTGCGGCGTACTGGAAAAGGCGGCGCGCCTGTCGCCCAATTCCGTGCCGCGCCAGCGCAATCTGGGGCTGGCGGCGTTAAAGATCGGCAATGTCAGCATGGCGGAAAAGGCTTTTCGCAAATGTATTTCCATCGGTGAATTTTCCGTCATGAAGACGCCCGATGCCTATCTGGGCCTGGCGCGCGTGTGCGGACTGAAGAAGGATGCCAAGGAGGCGCTGCAATGGCTGTTGCTGGCGCAGCGTGAATTCCCGCCCGAGCAAATCGGTTTGCGCGCGAAGATCACGGAAGGCATGGTGCACCACGAAACGGGCGATTACCGGCGCGCGCGCAAGTGCGGCGACGAACTCGAAGCCATGCTGGCGGAAGACCCGGCGCGGCCCGAAAAAAGTATCTGCATGGAACTGGCGACCCTGCTGTTCGCCGTCGGCGTCAAGGACGCGCCGGCCGGCCTGCTGTGCTACGTGGTGAAGAACAATCACGACAACCAGGTGGTGCAGGACGAGGTGCAAAAGATCTTCGACAAGGCGAAGATGGGCGACGAAGGGACCAGCCTGATCATCGCTGCGCGCAAGGAAGCGTCGGATTTGATGAACAAGGGCGTCCTGCTATGGAAGACGGACAAGCTCAACGAGGCGGTCGCCTGGATGCGCGCGGCACGCGAAAAACTGCCGAACAACCTGCGCATCCTGTTCAATTCCGCGCAAATCATCGTGTCTTTCCTGGAGCAGCGCGGTTACCAGGCGGAATTGGCGGCCGAAGCCATGGAAGTGTTGTTGTATGTAGACAAAATTGCACCGGGACAGCAGCGCTTTGCGCAATTGATGGAGCAACTGGTGCAGCTGACGCCGCCGCCCGGGCCGGAACAGGCCGTCGATGTGCCGGAAAAAACGCCGCCGGCGCCGGAAAAAGGGGGAAAATCCGTGCGCGAGCGTGCCGGATGA
- a CDS encoding sensor histidine kinase KdpD, with product MENQHSSPELFLFLASTVHDMKNSISVVSGTLESLLAAEQAKEAPQADPAYLQMAQMLYQTKRLNDNLIQLLALYKEVGKPGYPFDVQPQLVSQVIDQVVDQEKILLASKGIRLETACPAELIWTIDEDLVIGVLAHAINNAIRYTKDTIRLSVQEHDDMLELRVEDNGDGYSQALLDAGSAAMDGMAAGVNFSTNSTGLGLYFSSEVAKMHKHRGNSGSIALENGGALGGGCFILRLP from the coding sequence GTGGAAAATCAACACAGCTCGCCCGAGCTTTTCCTGTTCCTGGCGTCGACCGTGCACGACATGAAAAACTCGATCAGCGTGGTCAGCGGCACTTTGGAGTCGCTGCTGGCGGCCGAGCAGGCGAAGGAAGCCCCCCAGGCCGACCCCGCCTACCTGCAGATGGCGCAGATGCTGTACCAGACCAAGCGACTCAACGATAACCTGATCCAGCTGCTGGCCCTGTACAAGGAAGTGGGCAAGCCCGGCTACCCCTTCGACGTGCAGCCGCAACTGGTGAGCCAGGTCATCGACCAGGTGGTGGACCAGGAAAAGATCCTGCTGGCCTCGAAAGGCATCCGCCTGGAGACGGCTTGCCCGGCCGAGCTGATCTGGACCATCGATGAAGACCTGGTCATCGGCGTGCTGGCGCATGCCATCAACAACGCCATCCGCTACACGAAGGACACGATCCGCCTGTCGGTGCAGGAGCACGACGATATGCTCGAGCTGCGCGTGGAAGACAATGGCGACGGCTACTCGCAGGCGCTGCTCGACGCGGGCAGCGCGGCCATGGATGGCATGGCGGCCGGCGTGAACTTTTCCACCAACAGCACGGGACTGGGCCTGTATTTCTCCAGCGAAGTGGCGAAGATGCACAAGCACCGGGGCAATAGCGGCAGCATCGCCCTGGAAAATGGCGGCGCGTTGGGCGGCGGCTGTTTCATCCTGCGCCTGCCCTGA
- a CDS encoding family 2A encapsulin nanocompartment cargo protein cysteine desulfurase, whose amino-acid sequence MTTQTPTSDGAAALSPSSLLPDEATLNRLAGEFFARLPGLDKSPSLGGSGSVLDAVPRYVNRPPPQPGPSFAAIAPGVATAQVPPVTAPLESPIAPAPASVPTPRLSALGAPSPYYFVGGAHGYPASHDKLDGLAQQGLGQAAPDDLRGLFATPQRAPTRQLPVSPSDSQPAFYFQTELPARQQGHGQTPAPFDVHAVRRDFPVLLERVNGKPLVWFDNAATTHKPQSVIDRISYFYAHENSNIHRAAHALAARASNAYEAARAKVAHFLGAASPNEIIFVRGATEGINLVANTFGRKYIGSGDEIIVSQLEHHANIVPWQQLAAEKGATLRVIPVDDSGQIIVDEFRKLLNGRTKLVSVTQVSNALGTVTPVAQIIALAHAAGVRVLVDGAQAVSHLRVDVQALGADFYVFSGHKVFGPTGIGAVYGKADLLEQLPPWQGGGNMIADVTFERTVYQGVPNRFEAGTGNIADAVGLGAAIDYVQRIGLENIAAYEHALLEYATHHLQAIAGVRLIGTALDKASVASFVLAGYEPAEVGRALNDEGIAVRSGHHCAQPILRRFGVEATVRPSFAFYNTYEEIDRLIAVVRRLAGARR is encoded by the coding sequence ATGACTACCCAGACACCTACAAGTGATGGCGCGGCGGCCCTGTCGCCGTCGTCCCTTTTGCCCGACGAAGCGACCCTGAACCGCCTGGCCGGTGAATTCTTTGCCCGTTTGCCGGGCTTGGACAAGTCGCCCAGCCTTGGCGGTTCCGGCAGCGTGCTCGATGCGGTGCCCCGCTACGTGAACCGTCCGCCGCCGCAGCCCGGCCCTTCGTTCGCCGCCATCGCCCCCGGCGTGGCGACGGCGCAAGTGCCGCCCGTGACGGCGCCCCTGGAGTCGCCGATTGCGCCGGCGCCGGCTTCCGTGCCGACGCCACGGCTGTCCGCCCTCGGTGCGCCGTCGCCCTACTATTTTGTCGGCGGCGCGCATGGCTATCCCGCATCGCACGACAAGCTCGATGGCCTGGCGCAGCAGGGACTGGGGCAAGCCGCTCCTGACGACCTGCGAGGACTGTTTGCCACGCCGCAGCGCGCGCCCACGCGCCAGCTGCCCGTATCGCCATCTGACAGCCAGCCCGCGTTCTATTTCCAGACCGAGCTGCCTGCGCGGCAGCAAGGGCATGGCCAAACCCCCGCGCCATTCGACGTGCATGCCGTGCGGCGCGATTTTCCCGTGTTGCTTGAGCGCGTCAACGGCAAGCCTTTGGTGTGGTTCGACAATGCGGCCACCACGCACAAGCCGCAATCGGTGATCGACCGCATATCGTATTTCTATGCGCACGAGAATTCGAACATCCACCGTGCTGCCCACGCATTGGCGGCGCGCGCCAGCAATGCGTACGAGGCCGCGCGCGCCAAGGTCGCCCATTTCCTTGGCGCTGCTTCGCCCAATGAAATCATCTTCGTGCGCGGCGCCACGGAAGGCATCAATCTGGTCGCCAATACCTTCGGCCGAAAATATATCGGCAGCGGCGACGAGATCATCGTGTCGCAATTGGAGCACCACGCCAATATCGTGCCGTGGCAGCAGCTGGCGGCGGAAAAGGGCGCGACACTGCGCGTGATTCCCGTCGACGACAGCGGCCAGATCATCGTCGACGAGTTCCGCAAGCTGCTCAACGGGCGCACCAAACTGGTGTCCGTGACGCAGGTGTCGAATGCGCTGGGGACGGTGACGCCCGTGGCGCAGATCATCGCGCTGGCGCATGCGGCCGGCGTGCGCGTGCTGGTCGATGGGGCGCAAGCCGTGTCGCACCTGCGCGTGGACGTGCAGGCGCTCGGTGCGGATTTCTATGTGTTTTCGGGACATAAAGTGTTCGGCCCGACGGGCATCGGCGCCGTGTATGGCAAGGCGGACTTGCTGGAGCAATTGCCGCCATGGCAAGGCGGCGGCAACATGATCGCCGACGTGACGTTCGAGCGCACCGTCTACCAGGGCGTACCGAACCGTTTCGAGGCGGGCACGGGCAATATCGCCGATGCCGTGGGCCTGGGCGCGGCCATCGATTACGTGCAGCGCATCGGCCTGGAGAATATCGCCGCCTACGAGCACGCGCTGCTGGAATACGCCACGCACCATCTGCAGGCGATTGCCGGCGTGCGCCTGATCGGCACGGCGCTGGACAAGGCCAGCGTGGCTTCTTTTGTGCTGGCCGGCTACGAGCCGGCGGAAGTGGGGCGCGCCCTGAACGACGAGGGCATCGCCGTGCGCTCGGGCCACCACTGCGCCCAGCCGATCTTGCGCCGCTTCGGCGTGGAAGCGACGGTGCGGCCATCGTTCGCCTTCTACAACACGTATGAGGAAATCGACCGGCTGATCGCTGTGGTGCGCCGCCTGGCGGGTGCCCGGCGCTGA
- a CDS encoding family 2A encapsulin nanocompartment shell protein encodes MAEATENQFALGDNAARQLANASKSVPQLSTITPRWLVHLLQWLPVEAGIYRLNRVKNPKDVRVACSQRDESELPQTFVDYDDQPREYFLNAVSTVLDVHTRVSDLYSSPHDQIKEQLRLTIETIKERQESELINNPDYGLLASVHDDQRIFTLTGAPTPDDLDELLTKVWKEPGFFLAHPLAIAAFGRECTRRGVPPPTVSLFGSQFLTWRGVPLVPSDKLPIEDGKTKIILLRAGEQRQGVIGLFQPGLAGEQSPGLSVRFMGINRHAISSYLISLYCSLAVLTDDALAVLEDVEIGKYHDYPDTYK; translated from the coding sequence ATGGCAGAAGCAACAGAGAACCAGTTCGCGCTGGGCGATAACGCCGCGCGCCAGCTGGCCAATGCAAGCAAGAGCGTCCCCCAGTTATCCACGATCACGCCGCGCTGGCTTGTGCACCTGCTGCAATGGCTGCCCGTGGAAGCGGGTATCTACCGCCTCAATCGCGTGAAAAATCCGAAGGATGTGCGCGTGGCGTGCTCGCAGCGCGACGAGTCGGAACTGCCGCAAACCTTCGTCGACTACGACGACCAGCCGCGCGAGTATTTTCTCAATGCCGTCAGCACGGTGCTCGACGTGCATACGCGCGTATCGGACCTGTACAGCAGCCCGCACGACCAGATCAAGGAGCAGCTGCGCCTGACCATCGAAACGATCAAGGAGCGCCAGGAAAGCGAACTGATCAACAATCCCGACTACGGCCTGCTGGCCAGCGTGCACGACGACCAGCGCATCTTTACCCTGACGGGCGCGCCCACGCCGGACGACCTCGACGAACTGCTGACGAAAGTGTGGAAGGAACCGGGCTTTTTCCTCGCGCACCCGCTGGCGATTGCCGCCTTTGGCCGCGAATGCACGCGCCGCGGCGTGCCGCCACCGACCGTCAGCCTGTTTGGTTCGCAGTTTTTGACGTGGCGCGGCGTGCCGCTGGTGCCGTCCGACAAACTGCCCATCGAAGACGGCAAGACGAAGATCATTTTGCTGCGCGCGGGCGAACAGCGGCAAGGCGTGATCGGCCTGTTCCAGCCTGGCCTGGCGGGCGAACAAAGCCCGGGGCTGTCCGTGCGCTTCATGGGCATCAACCGCCACGCGATTTCGTCCTATCTGATTTCGCTGTATTGCTCGCTGGCCGTGCTGACCGACGATGCGCTGGCCGTACTGGAAGACGTGGAGATCGGTAAATACCATGACTACCCAGACACCTACAAGTGA
- a CDS encoding helix-turn-helix domain-containing protein, protein MLIKQFGLAVRQLREGRGWSQERLAEAADLNRSFIGEIERGAATPSLLTVEKLAVALGVGLAGLMARCEPELVD, encoded by the coding sequence ATGTTGATCAAACAGTTTGGACTGGCCGTGCGCCAGTTGCGCGAAGGGCGTGGCTGGTCGCAGGAGCGGCTGGCCGAAGCGGCCGACTTGAACCGCTCGTTCATCGGCGAAATCGAACGGGGCGCCGCCACGCCGTCGCTGCTGACGGTGGAAAAGCTGGCCGTCGCGCTGGGCGTCGGCCTGGCGGGATTGATGGCCCGCTGCGAACCGGAGCTGGTGGATTAA
- a CDS encoding rhodanese-like domain-containing protein, which translates to MAAAELIFDPRAAHGEAAFDEVLHLARAQAQAQGLPYAGIVSAQDAWQLVQAGKAVLVDVRTNEERTFVGYVPASLHVAWATGTSMNRNPRFTRELEAKVGGKDAVVVLLCRSGKRSALAAEAAAKAGFTHVFNIAQGFEGDLDEQQQRGHSGGWRWHALPWLQD; encoded by the coding sequence ATGGCTGCTGCAGAACTGATTTTCGATCCCCGCGCCGCGCACGGCGAGGCGGCGTTTGACGAAGTACTCCATCTCGCGCGCGCCCAGGCGCAGGCCCAGGGCTTGCCGTATGCGGGCATCGTCAGCGCGCAGGATGCATGGCAGCTGGTGCAGGCTGGCAAAGCCGTACTGGTCGACGTGCGCACCAACGAGGAACGCACTTTCGTCGGCTACGTGCCCGCCTCGCTGCACGTGGCGTGGGCCACCGGCACGTCCATGAACCGCAATCCCCGCTTTACGCGCGAACTGGAAGCGAAGGTGGGCGGCAAGGATGCCGTCGTGGTGTTGCTGTGCCGCAGCGGCAAGCGCTCGGCCCTGGCCGCCGAAGCGGCCGCCAAGGCCGGTTTCACGCACGTCTTCAATATCGCGCAAGGCTTCGAGGGCGACCTCGACGAACAGCAGCAGCGTGGCCACAGCGGCGGCTGGCGCTGGCATGCGCTGCCCTGGCTGCAAGATTAA
- the mnmC gene encoding FAD-dependent 5-carboxymethylaminomethyl-2-thiouridine(34) oxidoreductase MnmC — protein sequence MRRALVLLDTDFDGARLRAACAAHGGRRLHYIALAPRPVDASHLPEQWRAQWPLCVPGLHRMVSHDGLVTLDVLIGEPDACLAQLSARVDEVLLAWVPAAMAVLARLMVDGGQLHAVHLDEAQRAALQQNGFVFDESRLRAVFYARRAEHVAVTAPERRAIVIGAGVAGAAACERLAARGWKVTLIERHAQPAGEASGNLAGIFMPLMSKDDNIPTRLVRAAYLYSLNRWKDLGGIGAAIEGAQSGVLHLARDGAHAQVQRQIAASGLYPREFARWLEAPEASAMLGAPAPDGAWWFAQGGWARPSSVCAAMLDACGALLTRRFSSSALRLERGDGEWLVRDADGALIAAAPTVILATGTGAVDFEQAAGLPLDAVRGQVTHLAEGSLPSLPFVVCREAYMTPAHQGIVCVGASYDADTDAKLRPSNQEDNIAKIAAILGVTPFEAPLAGRTGFRCMAADRLPLAGALPDPGVPGRCERLRNVPRWPGLFGLLGYASRGLIWAPLAAELLACQLEGEPLPLERQLAEALDPARFLLRERRRNA from the coding sequence ATGCGCCGCGCGCTGGTCCTGCTCGACACGGATTTTGACGGCGCCCGTTTGCGCGCCGCCTGTGCGGCGCATGGCGGACGGCGCCTGCATTACATCGCGCTGGCGCCGCGTCCCGTCGATGCCAGCCACTTGCCCGAGCAGTGGCGCGCACAGTGGCCGCTTTGCGTGCCGGGCCTGCACCGCATGGTCTCGCACGACGGCCTCGTCACGCTCGATGTGCTGATCGGCGAACCCGATGCCTGCCTGGCGCAATTGTCGGCGCGTGTCGATGAAGTGCTGCTGGCCTGGGTGCCTGCCGCCATGGCGGTGCTGGCGCGCCTGATGGTCGATGGCGGCCAGCTGCATGCGGTGCACCTGGACGAGGCACAGCGCGCGGCGCTGCAACAGAATGGTTTTGTCTTCGACGAAAGCCGCTTGCGCGCCGTGTTCTATGCGCGGCGCGCAGAGCACGTGGCCGTCACCGCGCCCGAGCGGCGCGCCATCGTCATCGGCGCGGGCGTGGCCGGCGCGGCCGCCTGTGAGCGGCTGGCCGCGCGCGGCTGGAAGGTGACCCTGATTGAACGCCACGCGCAGCCGGCCGGCGAGGCGTCGGGCAACCTGGCGGGCATCTTCATGCCGCTGATGTCGAAGGATGACAATATCCCCACGCGCCTGGTGCGCGCCGCCTACCTGTACTCGCTGAACCGCTGGAAAGACCTGGGCGGCATCGGTGCCGCCATCGAGGGTGCGCAAAGCGGCGTGCTGCACCTGGCGCGCGACGGCGCGCATGCGCAGGTGCAGCGGCAGATCGCCGCCAGCGGCCTGTATCCGCGCGAATTCGCCCGCTGGCTGGAAGCGCCCGAAGCGAGCGCCATGCTGGGCGCGCCGGCGCCCGATGGCGCCTGGTGGTTCGCACAGGGCGGCTGGGCGCGTCCATCCTCCGTCTGCGCGGCCATGCTGGACGCCTGCGGCGCCTTGCTCACGCGGCGCTTCTCCAGCAGCGCCCTGCGCCTGGAACGTGGCGACGGCGAATGGCTGGTGCGCGATGCGGACGGTGCCCTGATCGCGGCGGCACCCACCGTCATCCTGGCGACGGGCACGGGAGCAGTCGATTTTGAGCAGGCGGCCGGTCTGCCGCTGGACGCCGTGCGCGGCCAGGTCACGCACCTGGCCGAAGGCAGCTTGCCATCGCTGCCGTTCGTCGTCTGCCGCGAAGCCTACATGACGCCGGCGCACCAGGGCATCGTCTGCGTGGGCGCCAGCTACGACGCGGACACGGACGCCAAGCTGCGCCCATCGAACCAGGAAGACAATATCGCGAAGATCGCCGCCATCCTTGGCGTGACCCCGTTTGAGGCGCCGCTGGCCGGGCGCACGGGCTTTCGCTGCATGGCAGCGGACCGCCTGCCGCTGGCGGGCGCCTTGCCCGATCCCGGCGTGCCAGGCCGCTGCGAGCGCCTGCGCAACGTGCCGCGCTGGCCCGGCCTGTTTGGTTTGCTCGGTTACGCTTCGCGCGGCCTGATCTGGGCGCCGCTGGCGGCCGAGCTGTTGGCTTGCCAGCTGGAGGGGGAGCCGTTGCCGCTGGAGCGTCAACTGGCAGAGGCGCTTGATCCTGCCCGGTTTTTACTGCGCGAGCGCCGCCGGAACGCCTGA
- a CDS encoding DNA-3-methyladenine glycosylase I has protein sequence MTTIRCSWANPANPRYLDYHDTEWGVPCHDERRLFEMLNLEGAQAGLSWETILNKRDTYRAAFDDWDAEKIAAYGPEKVAQLLADPGIVRNRLKVAAAITNAQAYLRLRAQGQTLDSFLWAYVDGQPIVNSWQPGAFPAKTALSDTLSKDLLKLGFKFVGSTIVYAYMQGIGMVNDHAPTCFCRAGH, from the coding sequence ATGACCACCATCCGCTGCTCCTGGGCCAATCCGGCCAATCCCCGCTACCTTGATTACCACGATACGGAGTGGGGCGTTCCCTGCCACGACGAGCGCCGACTGTTCGAGATGCTGAACCTGGAAGGCGCGCAGGCTGGCCTGAGCTGGGAAACCATTTTGAATAAACGCGACACCTACCGCGCCGCTTTCGATGACTGGGACGCGGAGAAGATCGCCGCGTATGGCCCGGAGAAGGTGGCGCAGCTGCTGGCGGACCCCGGCATCGTGCGCAACCGCCTGAAGGTGGCGGCCGCCATCACGAATGCGCAAGCCTATTTGCGCCTGCGCGCGCAAGGCCAGACCCTGGACAGCTTTTTGTGGGCGTATGTCGATGGCCAACCCATCGTCAATAGCTGGCAGCCGGGCGCATTCCCCGCCAAGACGGCCTTGTCCGACACATTGTCGAAAGACTTGCTCAAGCTGGGCTTCAAGTTCGTCGGCTCGACCATCGTCTACGCCTACATGCAGGGTATCGGCATGGTCAACGACCATGCGCCGACCTGCTTTTGCCGCGCGGGGCATTGA
- a CDS encoding PLP-dependent aminotransferase family protein: MPASHLNQIIAALPLQRGAIEPLFRQLYAAIKAAILDGRMSPGMQLPPTRDFCRLLAVSRQTVLNAYALLTAEGYLDGAVGRGTFVSRDVPLSVPLAAPAGKLDAPGLLRPLSARGQGVVAAMRQVAFHRGPLRAFRVGMPRIDHFPFDVWNRLEARRWRRPDHQFGYSDPAGYLPLRELLCVYLKASRGVQCTPQQIVITSGSQQALFMLSTILLAPGDAVWMESPGYRGASGPLRAAGARVFPVPVDAQGLDVAYGVAHCPQAKLAYVTPSHQMPLGVSMSLPRRLALLAWAAQHKAWLVEDDYDSEYRYTGAPLASLQSLDRAGCVVYVGTLSKVLFPGLRLGYMVAPPALAEALVQAKAVMDRHTAIVPQMALADFIAEGHFGRHIRRTRDSNAERRDLLVRGLAHELGDQLACGPADSGLELCAYFRGGHDEETVSRAGLERGIELRPLGHYADPDAGAACATPPGLLLGFAAIPPAEMAHGLQELGRLLRGR; encoded by the coding sequence ATGCCAGCTTCCCACCTGAACCAGATCATCGCCGCCTTGCCGCTGCAGCGCGGCGCCATCGAGCCGCTGTTCCGCCAGCTGTATGCGGCCATCAAGGCCGCCATCCTCGATGGCCGCATGAGTCCCGGCATGCAGCTGCCGCCCACGCGCGACTTTTGCCGCCTGCTGGCCGTGTCGCGCCAGACGGTGCTCAATGCGTATGCGCTGCTGACGGCGGAAGGCTATCTCGATGGCGCCGTGGGGCGCGGCACCTTTGTCAGCCGCGACGTTCCGTTGTCCGTGCCTTTGGCCGCGCCGGCCGGCAAGTTGGATGCGCCCGGCCTGCTGCGGCCCCTGTCGGCGCGCGGGCAGGGCGTGGTGGCGGCCATGCGCCAGGTGGCGTTCCACCGGGGCCCGCTGCGCGCTTTCCGCGTCGGCATGCCGCGCATCGACCATTTTCCATTTGACGTGTGGAACCGCCTGGAAGCGCGGCGCTGGCGCCGGCCCGACCACCAGTTCGGCTACAGCGACCCGGCCGGCTACCTGCCGCTGCGCGAGCTGCTGTGCGTGTACCTGAAGGCGTCGCGCGGCGTCCAGTGCACGCCGCAGCAGATCGTCATCACCTCCGGTTCGCAGCAGGCGCTGTTCATGCTCTCGACTATTCTGCTGGCACCGGGCGACGCTGTGTGGATGGAGTCGCCCGGCTACCGGGGCGCCAGCGGCCCCTTGCGCGCGGCCGGCGCGCGCGTCTTTCCCGTGCCCGTCGATGCGCAGGGACTGGACGTGGCGTATGGCGTGGCGCACTGTCCGCAGGCGAAGCTGGCCTATGTGACGCCGTCGCACCAGATGCCGCTGGGCGTGAGCATGAGCCTGCCTCGCCGCCTGGCCCTGCTGGCCTGGGCCGCGCAGCACAAGGCGTGGCTGGTGGAAGACGATTACGACAGCGAATACCGCTATACGGGCGCGCCGCTGGCGTCGCTGCAAAGCCTGGACCGCGCTGGCTGCGTGGTCTACGTGGGTACCTTGTCGAAAGTGCTGTTCCCCGGCCTGCGCCTCGGTTACATGGTGGCGCCGCCCGCGCTGGCCGAAGCGCTGGTGCAAGCCAAGGCCGTGATGGACCGCCACACGGCCATCGTGCCGCAGATGGCGCTGGCGGACTTCATCGCCGAGGGCCACTTTGGCCGGCATATCCGCCGCACGCGCGACAGCAATGCCGAGCGGCGCGACCTGCTGGTGCGCGGCCTGGCGCACGAACTAGGCGACCAGCTCGCGTGCGGCCCGGCCGACAGCGGCCTGGAATTGTGCGCGTATTTTCGCGGCGGCCATGATGAAGAAACGGTGTCGCGCGCGGGGCTGGAGCGTGGCATCGAACTGCGCCCTCTGGGGCACTATGCCGACCCTGACGCCGGTGCCGCCTGCGCCACGCCGCCCGGGCTGTTATTGGGCTTTGCCGCCATTCCCCCGGCAGAGATGGCGCACGGCTTGCAGGAACTGGGGCGCCTGCTGCGCGGCCGATAA